Proteins found in one archaeon genomic segment:
- a CDS encoding succinate dehydrogenase/fumarate reductase iron-sulfur subunit — translation MKVQRSTGEDPGSVRYDTFEVPRQPGMVVLNAIHYIQANLDPSLSARWNCKAGRCGSCSAEINGRPRLMCKTPVESIEGEITVEPMKAFPRLRDLVTDVGENWKVAKMIPPFTPRESGEGVWRFYQRDVDRSREFRKCIECFLCQDVCHVIREHEAEYVGPRWVVKAASLDMHPMDGLNRSKFMKDVGGLGYCNITKCCQEICPEHIVITDDAIIPEKERVVDVHYDPLLWLVRHVPRSQAQLEVVIKKVLKYVFWVALVAPVVLVPLYYLAKVFFPLP, via the coding sequence CTGAAGGTCCAGCGAAGCACAGGCGAGGACCCCGGCAGCGTCAGGTACGACACGTTCGAGGTCCCGAGGCAGCCCGGGATGGTGGTCCTCAACGCGATCCACTACATCCAGGCGAACCTTGATCCGTCTCTTTCCGCTAGGTGGAACTGCAAGGCCGGGAGGTGCGGCTCGTGCTCCGCCGAGATCAACGGCAGGCCCAGGCTGATGTGCAAGACCCCGGTCGAGAGCATCGAAGGCGAGATCACGGTCGAGCCCATGAAGGCGTTCCCAAGGCTGAGGGACCTCGTTACGGACGTCGGGGAGAACTGGAAGGTGGCGAAGATGATCCCTCCATTCACTCCACGGGAGTCGGGCGAAGGCGTGTGGCGATTCTATCAGCGCGACGTGGACAGGTCCAGGGAGTTCAGGAAGTGCATAGAGTGCTTTCTCTGCCAGGACGTCTGCCACGTCATCAGAGAGCACGAGGCCGAGTACGTGGGGCCCAGGTGGGTGGTCAAGGCGGCGTCCCTCGACATGCACCCAATGGACGGTCTAAACAGGTCCAAGTTCATGAAGGACGTCGGGGGGCTCGGGTACTGCAACATCACGAAGTGCTGCCAGGAGATCTGTCCGGAGCACATAGTCATCACCGACGACGCGATCATCCCGGAGAAGGAGAGAGTGGTGGACGTCCACTACGACCCTCTGCTGTGGTTGGTCAGGCACGTCCCCCGCAGCCAGGCCCAGCTGGAGGTCGTGATCAAGAAGGTGCTGAAGTACGTCTTCTGGGTCGCATTGGTGGCACCGGTGGTGCTGGTGCCCCTTTACTACCTGGCGAAGGTCTTCTTCCCTCTGCCCTAG
- a CDS encoding Rieske 2Fe-2S domain-containing protein, with amino-acid sequence MPEFLPAVKYSELAEGAIYPVDIGGNHLILSKIGGEVSAVSGTCTHEETDLALGFVLEERIVCPLHLSQFDLRTGQVQNPPATEPLRRFNVKIDGETIFVEV; translated from the coding sequence GTGCCCGAGTTCCTGCCCGCGGTGAAGTACTCAGAGCTGGCAGAGGGTGCTATCTATCCGGTGGACATCGGCGGCAACCACCTTATCCTCTCGAAGATCGGAGGGGAGGTCTCGGCGGTCAGCGGAACGTGCACCCACGAAGAGACCGACCTCGCGCTCGGATTCGTCCTCGAAGAGCGGATAGTCTGCCCGCTCCACCTCTCTCAGTTCGACCTGCGGACTGGCCAGGTCCAGAACCCGCCGGCCACCGAGCCGCTCAGGCGCTTCAATGTTAAAATAGACGGCGAGACGATTTTTGTCGAGGTCTAG
- a CDS encoding cysteine desulfurase, with product MERIRADFPILRRQVRGKRLVYLDNAATTQKPKQVIQALDDYYSRYNSNVHRSVHTLGEEATAAYEGARKKTAAFIGSSAKELVFVRGTTEATNLVRFAWGEKFVQRGDLLVTTMMEHHSNIVPWQLLAKHKEARLKFVELNPDGTLDLGSFEELLREAPRLVALTHCSNVLGTTNDVGSLCAKASSAGATTVVDGAQAVPHLPVDVSSIGCDFYAFSGHKMLGPTGIGGLFGRKALLEEMDPFHGGGEMIREVFLDHSTWNDVPYKFEAGTVNIADSIGLGAAVDYLTSIGMGKVRDHERRLIGYALSELAKVKGFKHYGPSDPEKKAGVISFNLADVHPHDLATILDEEGIAIRSGHHCAQPLMRWLDVAATSRASFHVYNSNDDIDALRAGLEKAAQIFKI from the coding sequence ATGGAGAGGATCAGGGCCGACTTTCCCATCCTGAGAAGGCAGGTCAGAGGAAAGCGGCTGGTCTACCTTGACAACGCCGCGACCACCCAGAAGCCGAAGCAGGTCATCCAGGCGCTCGACGACTACTATTCCAGGTACAACTCCAACGTGCACAGGTCGGTCCACACACTTGGGGAAGAGGCGACTGCTGCCTACGAGGGCGCGAGGAAGAAGACAGCCGCGTTCATAGGATCGTCGGCGAAGGAGCTCGTCTTCGTCAGGGGGACCACCGAAGCTACCAACCTCGTGAGGTTCGCCTGGGGCGAGAAGTTCGTCCAGAGGGGGGACCTGCTCGTCACAACGATGATGGAGCACCACAGCAACATCGTCCCCTGGCAGCTCCTGGCAAAGCACAAGGAGGCAAGGCTGAAGTTCGTGGAGCTCAACCCGGACGGGACCCTGGACCTCGGGAGCTTCGAGGAACTCCTGCGTGAGGCTCCTCGCCTCGTGGCACTTACTCACTGCTCGAACGTGCTCGGGACCACCAACGATGTGGGTTCCCTCTGCGCGAAGGCCTCCAGCGCGGGCGCAACCACCGTAGTCGACGGCGCCCAGGCAGTCCCCCACCTACCAGTGGACGTCTCTTCCATCGGGTGCGACTTCTACGCATTCTCAGGCCACAAGATGCTCGGCCCCACCGGGATAGGGGGGCTCTTCGGGAGAAAGGCCCTCCTCGAGGAGATGGATCCATTCCACGGCGGCGGAGAAATGATACGCGAGGTCTTCCTCGACCACTCGACCTGGAACGATGTCCCCTACAAGTTCGAGGCAGGTACGGTCAACATAGCCGACTCGATCGGGCTCGGGGCAGCCGTAGACTACTTGACTTCCATCGGGATGGGCAAGGTCAGAGACCACGAAAGGCGTCTCATCGGCTACGCCCTCTCTGAGCTCGCGAAGGTCAAGGGCTTCAAGCACTACGGCCCGTCCGACCCAGAGAAGAAGGCAGGCGTGATATCGTTCAACCTCGCTGACGTGCACCCTCACGACCTCGCCACGATCCTCGACGAAGAAGGGATAGCGATCCGTTCTGGCCACCACTGCGCCCAGCCTCTGATGCGCTGGCTGGACGTCGCCGCGACCAGCCGGGCCAGCTTCCATGTCTACAACTCCAACGACGACATCGACGCCCTACGGGCCGGACTCGAGAAGGCGGCGCAGATCTTCAAGATATGA
- a CDS encoding SUF system NifU family Fe-S cluster assembly protein gives MSSADIYRELILDYYRNPRNFGKLEKFDIESHDTNPLCGDEVDMQIKVGDGSSIDQIKFSGKGCAISLASASMLTELAKGKKLDWVKVLSKEDVFKMLGNPELGPSRVKCALLGMKVLKTGVYGYLGAQYQDADDSDRMG, from the coding sequence ATGAGCAGCGCAGACATCTACAGGGAATTGATCCTCGACTATTACAGGAACCCGCGCAACTTCGGGAAGCTCGAGAAGTTCGACATCGAGTCTCACGACACCAACCCTCTCTGCGGCGACGAAGTCGACATGCAGATCAAGGTGGGGGACGGTTCCAGCATCGACCAGATCAAGTTCTCGGGGAAGGGGTGCGCGATCAGCCTGGCTTCGGCTTCGATGCTCACCGAGTTGGCCAAGGGCAAGAAGCTCGACTGGGTCAAGGTCCTCTCCAAGGAGGACGTCTTCAAGATGCTCGGCAACCCTGAGCTGGGGCCCTCCCGCGTCAAGTGCGCGCTGCTCGGGATGAAAGTCCTGAAAACGGGCGTTTACGGATATCTCGGCGCTCAGTACCAAGACGCCGACGACTCAGACCGCATGGGCTGA